Proteins found in one Thermaerobacter subterraneus DSM 13965 genomic segment:
- a CDS encoding branched-chain amino acid ABC transporter substrate-binding protein encodes MRGARRGMVALLAGALMVGTAACGGAGGGAGSGNSGSSDKIVIGVQGPFTGDYAAEGKGFRQAIELVKEQVNAQGGVLGKQIEVIYEDDKGQPNESTLAAQKLASQGVVAVIGSYNSTATEAAQQVYADAGILHITPSSTATHLTEKGLKNFFRMAFLDSAQGQFAATLLVDKLGARKVALVHDSSTYAEGLAKWTRKFLEEKGAQVVFYDAINPQESDYSALLSNLKSTNPDAIYFTGYFSQAGLLVKQARDLGITVPIAAGNASNNDEVIKTAGAAAEGFITTTEPAPADLPYEEARQFVQDYKAKYNEDPVSIWTAMAADSFRVIVEAIKQTQSTDPAKLADYLRNDLEAFPGISGPITFDDKGDREGTVYAAYQVKDGKFTLFVPPQQ; translated from the coding sequence TTGCGCGGTGCGCGCCGCGGGATGGTGGCCCTGCTGGCGGGCGCCCTGATGGTGGGGACCGCGGCCTGCGGCGGGGCAGGCGGTGGCGCGGGCAGCGGGAACAGCGGGAGCAGCGACAAGATCGTCATCGGCGTGCAGGGGCCCTTCACCGGCGACTATGCCGCCGAAGGCAAGGGCTTCCGTCAGGCCATCGAGCTGGTCAAGGAACAGGTGAACGCCCAGGGCGGGGTCCTCGGCAAGCAGATCGAAGTGATCTACGAAGACGACAAGGGCCAGCCCAACGAGTCGACCCTGGCGGCCCAGAAGCTGGCCTCCCAGGGCGTGGTGGCCGTGATCGGCTCCTACAACTCGACGGCGACCGAGGCGGCCCAGCAGGTGTACGCCGACGCCGGCATCCTGCACATCACGCCGTCGTCCACGGCCACCCACCTGACGGAAAAGGGCCTGAAGAACTTCTTCCGCATGGCCTTCCTGGACAGCGCCCAGGGCCAGTTCGCCGCCACGCTGCTGGTCGACAAGCTGGGTGCCCGGAAGGTCGCGCTGGTGCACGACAGCTCGACCTACGCGGAGGGCCTGGCCAAGTGGACCCGGAAGTTCCTGGAGGAGAAGGGCGCCCAGGTGGTGTTCTACGACGCCATCAACCCCCAGGAGAGCGACTACTCCGCCCTGCTGAGCAACCTCAAGAGCACCAATCCCGACGCGATCTACTTCACGGGCTACTTCAGCCAGGCGGGGCTCCTGGTCAAGCAGGCGCGCGACCTCGGCATCACCGTGCCCATCGCCGCCGGCAACGCCTCGAACAACGATGAGGTGATCAAGACGGCCGGCGCGGCCGCGGAGGGCTTCATCACCACCACCGAGCCTGCGCCCGCCGACCTGCCATACGAAGAGGCGCGCCAGTTCGTCCAGGACTACAAGGCCAAGTACAACGAGGATCCGGTGAGCATCTGGACGGCCATGGCGGCCGACAGCTTCCGGGTCATCGTCGAGGCCATCAAGCAGACCCAGTCCACCGATCCTGCCAAGCTGGCCGACTACCTGCGCAACGACCTCGAGGCTTTCCCCGGCATCTCCGGCCCCATCACCTTCGACGACAAGGGCGACCGGGAAGGCACCGTGTACGCGGCGTACCAGGTGAAGGACGGCAAGTTCACCCTGTTCGTGCCGCCGCAGCAGTAG
- a CDS encoding ABC transporter ATP-binding protein, whose translation MALLAVENLTKRFGGLVAVDQVTFEVRQGEILALIGPNGAGKTTVFNLITGIYRPDAGEVRLAGTRVTGRPPHQMAAMGVARTFQNLRLFRNLTVLENVMSGPHCHARAGFWASVLRTPAQRREEAQIRAEAEAALRRVGLWDLRDELARNLPYGQQKRLEIARALATRPRLLILDEPAGGLNEQERAELVELVRQVRADGITVLLIEHDMKLVMGLSDRVVVLDNGVKIAEGTPAEVQANPQVIEAYLGREEDEF comes from the coding sequence ATGGCCCTGCTGGCGGTGGAAAACCTGACCAAGCGCTTCGGCGGCCTGGTGGCGGTCGATCAGGTCACCTTCGAGGTGCGCCAGGGGGAGATCCTCGCCCTGATCGGTCCCAACGGGGCCGGCAAGACCACGGTGTTCAACCTGATCACCGGCATCTACCGCCCCGACGCGGGTGAGGTGCGGCTGGCCGGTACCCGGGTGACGGGCCGGCCGCCCCACCAGATGGCCGCCATGGGGGTTGCCCGAACCTTCCAGAACCTGCGCCTGTTCCGCAACCTGACGGTGCTGGAGAACGTGATGTCCGGGCCCCACTGCCACGCCCGGGCGGGATTCTGGGCCTCGGTGCTGCGCACGCCGGCCCAGCGGCGGGAGGAAGCACAGATCCGGGCGGAAGCGGAGGCGGCCCTGCGCCGCGTGGGGCTGTGGGATCTGCGGGACGAGCTGGCGCGCAACCTGCCCTATGGCCAGCAAAAGCGGCTGGAGATCGCCCGCGCCCTGGCCACCCGCCCGCGACTGCTGATCCTGGACGAACCGGCCGGCGGCCTCAACGAGCAGGAACGGGCGGAACTGGTGGAGCTGGTGCGCCAGGTGCGGGCGGACGGCATCACGGTGCTCCTGATCGAGCACGACATGAAGCTGGTCATGGGCCTTTCGGACCGCGTGGTGGTGCTGGACAACGGCGTGAAGATCGCCGAGGGGACGCCGGCGGAAGTGCAGGCCAACCCCCAGGTCATCGAGGCCTACCTGGGCCGGGAAGAGGATGAGTTCTGA
- a CDS encoding branched-chain amino acid ABC transporter permease produces the protein MLVQQVVNGLTVGSIYALVALGYTMVFGVLKMINFAHGDLFALGAYLGLTFLIWGALGQGTGGLAGVLLAGLLAALSVGLAGVLVERVAYRPLRGAGRLPAVVSALGMSVFIQNGIMLIWGAFPVAFPHDMLPEASWSVGGVTVSLMRLVILGGSLVLMLALYLFVQYTRLGAAMRAIAVDHETARLMGIDVNRLIQLVFLLGAALGGLAGVMVGLYYGQLNFTMGWLYGLKAFTAAILGGIGNIPGAMVGGLVLGLAETLAAGYVAGEWKDAVAFFILILILLVRPTGLLGERVAEKI, from the coding sequence ATGCTGGTCCAGCAGGTAGTCAACGGGCTCACCGTGGGCTCGATCTACGCCCTGGTTGCCCTGGGCTACACCATGGTCTTCGGCGTGCTGAAGATGATCAACTTCGCCCACGGCGACCTGTTTGCCCTGGGGGCGTATCTGGGCCTGACCTTCTTGATCTGGGGGGCCCTCGGCCAGGGCACGGGCGGGCTGGCGGGGGTCCTGCTGGCCGGGCTGCTGGCGGCGCTGAGCGTGGGCCTGGCCGGCGTGCTGGTGGAGCGGGTGGCGTACCGGCCCCTGCGCGGTGCCGGCCGCTTGCCCGCCGTGGTGTCGGCCCTGGGCATGTCCGTGTTCATCCAGAACGGGATCATGCTGATCTGGGGCGCCTTTCCGGTGGCCTTTCCCCACGACATGCTGCCGGAGGCCAGCTGGTCCGTGGGCGGCGTGACCGTCAGCCTGATGCGCCTGGTGATCCTGGGCGGCTCGCTGGTTCTGATGCTGGCCCTTTACCTGTTCGTCCAGTACACCAGGCTGGGCGCGGCCATGCGCGCCATCGCCGTGGACCACGAGACGGCGCGGCTGATGGGGATCGACGTCAACCGCCTGATCCAGCTGGTGTTCTTGCTGGGCGCGGCCCTGGGCGGGCTGGCCGGGGTCATGGTGGGGCTCTACTACGGCCAGCTCAACTTCACCATGGGCTGGCTCTACGGCCTCAAGGCGTTCACCGCCGCCATCCTGGGCGGCATCGGGAACATCCCGGGCGCCATGGTGGGCGGCCTGGTGCTGGGCCTGGCCGAAACCCTGGCCGCCGGCTACGTGGCGGGCGAGTGGAAGGACGCCGTGGCCTTCTTCATCCTGATCCTGATCCTGCTGGTGCGGCCCACGGGCCTGCTGGGCGAGCGGGTGGCCGAGAAGATCTAG
- a CDS encoding methionine ABC transporter permease, which produces MAAELFSALREFGPDIVTATGQTLYMVGLAILFATLAGVPIGTLLVVMDRGHIAAFPPLRAVLAFVVNTGRSVPFIILLIALAPFTRLLVGTSLGTAAAVPPMAVAATPLVARVVETALREVDRGTVDAAVAMGASPWQVVRKVLLPEALPAVVLGITIATVGLIEFSAVAGAVGGGGLGDLAFRMGYQRWEAGVLLVCVVLLVALVQGVQWAGETLARRLNHR; this is translated from the coding sequence ATGGCGGCAGAGCTTTTCAGCGCCCTGCGCGAGTTCGGACCTGACATCGTGACGGCCACGGGCCAGACCCTGTACATGGTGGGCCTGGCGATCCTCTTCGCCACCCTGGCCGGGGTGCCCATTGGCACCCTGCTGGTGGTGATGGACCGGGGGCACATCGCCGCCTTTCCGCCCCTGCGGGCGGTGCTGGCGTTCGTCGTCAACACCGGGCGGTCGGTGCCCTTCATCATCCTGCTGATCGCCCTGGCCCCCTTCACCCGCCTGCTGGTCGGCACGTCCCTGGGGACGGCGGCGGCCGTGCCGCCCATGGCGGTCGCCGCCACCCCGCTGGTGGCGCGGGTGGTGGAGACGGCCCTGCGGGAGGTCGACCGCGGCACCGTGGATGCCGCCGTGGCCATGGGCGCCAGCCCGTGGCAGGTGGTGCGCAAGGTGCTGCTGCCCGAGGCCCTGCCCGCCGTGGTCCTGGGGATCACCATCGCCACCGTCGGGCTCATCGAGTTCTCGGCGGTGGCGGGGGCCGTGGGCGGGGGCGGGCTGGGCGACCTGGCCTTCCGCATGGGCTACCAGCGCTGGGAGGCGGGGGTCCTCTTGGTCTGCGTGGTCCTGCTGGTCGCCCTGGTGCAGGGGGTCCAGTGGGCCGGGGAGACCCTGGCCCGGCGGCTGAACCACCGCTAG
- a CDS encoding ABC transporter ATP-binding protein codes for MAMLELAGVHVYYGHVHALKGIDLEVEEGEIVALLGANGAGKSTTLRAISGLVRPREGSIRFQGQDLLRLPAHQLPALGIAHAPEGRRVFGPLTVEENLTLGAYRQADRAVVEETRRWVFDLFPRLQERRRQLAGTMSGGEQQMLAIGRALMSRPRLLLLDEPSLGLAPLVVRQIFHTIREINRQGVTVLLVEQNARAALKLAHRAYVLETGTVAVAGPAGELLRDPRMQEAYLGGRAGSAGAR; via the coding sequence ATGGCGATGCTGGAACTGGCGGGAGTCCACGTCTACTACGGGCACGTCCACGCCTTGAAGGGCATCGACCTGGAGGTGGAGGAGGGCGAGATCGTCGCCCTGCTGGGCGCCAACGGCGCCGGCAAGTCGACCACCCTGCGGGCCATCTCCGGGCTGGTGCGGCCGCGGGAAGGCAGCATCCGCTTCCAGGGCCAGGACCTGCTGAGGCTGCCCGCCCACCAGCTGCCGGCCCTGGGAATCGCCCACGCCCCCGAGGGGCGCCGGGTCTTCGGCCCCCTGACCGTCGAGGAAAACCTCACCCTGGGGGCCTACCGCCAGGCCGACCGGGCGGTGGTGGAGGAGACGCGGCGGTGGGTCTTCGACCTGTTCCCGCGCCTCCAGGAGCGCCGGCGCCAGCTGGCGGGGACCATGTCGGGCGGCGAGCAGCAGATGCTGGCCATCGGCCGCGCCCTGATGTCCCGGCCCCGGCTGCTCTTGCTGGACGAACCCAGCCTGGGCCTGGCGCCCCTGGTGGTGCGCCAGATCTTCCACACCATCCGGGAGATCAACCGCCAGGGCGTGACGGTGCTGCTGGTCGAGCAGAACGCCCGGGCCGCGCTGAAGCTGGCCCACCGGGCCTACGTCCTGGAAACGGGCACCGTGGCCGTGGCCGGACCCGCGGGCGAGCTGCTGCGGGATCCCCGCATGCAGGAGGCCTACCTGGGCGGGCGGGCCGGTTCGGCCGGTGCCCGGTAG
- a CDS encoding DMT family transporter — protein MAYLLLALTPLLWAGNWTIAKELVRRVNPADLVMARWLLASLVLAPIVYLREGRLPRPQGVDWLWIALCGLTGMAGYNTLQYVAQQQTTNINGTLIYTASPALTFLLAVPLLGERVTLRRAAGVALSLAGTAWILAGGSLEVLRSWRFNPGDVLMVVASAGWAVYTVVTRFGTRRLSPLALTLYASAAGTLMMAATRGAALAAGRGAWSLSAGDTWAVLYIGVMSSAVAYLFWNEGVRRVGAGAASIFANLLPVYTAVLSTTLLDERLTLAHLTGGLAVLAGVYLVAAPAGGTRAVSSRARPRVALPSERPSGRHLER, from the coding sequence GTGGCCTACCTTCTGCTGGCCCTCACCCCCCTGCTCTGGGCGGGCAACTGGACCATCGCCAAGGAACTGGTGCGCCGGGTGAACCCGGCGGATCTGGTGATGGCCCGGTGGCTTCTGGCATCCCTGGTCTTGGCGCCCATTGTCTACCTGCGGGAAGGCCGGTTGCCGCGCCCGCAGGGAGTAGACTGGCTGTGGATCGCCCTGTGCGGCCTGACGGGGATGGCGGGCTACAACACCTTGCAGTACGTGGCCCAGCAGCAGACCACCAACATCAACGGCACGTTGATTTACACCGCCTCGCCCGCCCTGACCTTCCTGCTGGCGGTGCCCCTGCTGGGGGAGCGGGTGACGCTCCGGCGGGCGGCCGGCGTGGCGCTCAGCCTGGCCGGGACCGCATGGATCCTGGCCGGCGGTTCCCTGGAGGTGCTGCGCTCCTGGCGGTTCAACCCCGGCGACGTGCTGATGGTGGTGGCTTCGGCAGGCTGGGCGGTGTACACCGTGGTGACCCGCTTCGGTACCCGCCGCCTCTCGCCCCTGGCCCTGACCCTGTACGCATCGGCTGCCGGGACCCTGATGATGGCCGCCACCCGGGGCGCCGCCCTGGCCGCCGGGAGGGGGGCGTGGAGCCTGTCGGCGGGTGACACCTGGGCGGTGCTTTACATCGGGGTGATGTCGTCGGCCGTCGCGTACCTGTTCTGGAACGAGGGGGTGCGGCGAGTCGGCGCCGGGGCCGCGTCGATCTTTGCCAACCTGCTGCCGGTGTACACGGCGGTGCTGTCCACCACGCTGCTGGACGAGCGGCTGACCCTGGCCCACCTGACGGGCGGCCTGGCGGTTCTGGCGGGCGTGTACCTGGTGGCGGCGCCGGCGGGCGGCACGCGGGCGGTATCGAGCCGCGCCCGGCCCCGGGTGGCGCTGCCGTCGGAGCGGCCTTCCGGCCGGCACCTTGAGCGTTGA
- a CDS encoding branched-chain amino acid ABC transporter permease, producing the protein MATQAATAGGRGLTRSRVAAGLALVLALAFPALVGYNGYYLEIGFNFFLWAVLGLSLNFILGGTGQYNLGHAAFFAAGAYTTAILNTRLDIPVLVLAPVAALVAGVLAVAVARPIIHLRGDYLLIVTVGFAEIVRITLRNNVFGLTGGSNGILGIDRPVILGFRLAQMSHLYYLSLVLLLLTLFIAVRLENSRIGRAWSYIREDEVAAAAMGIDTGRYKVLAFAVGGALAGLAGNVYAAKMTVIAPESFSFWESVVMFAIVILGGTGSIPGVFLGTFGMVVLPQLFRGLADYRMLVFGAAMVLLMIFRPEGLWPNRRWRLAVRGGDEPAVAAAGAGRPAAGPEAGTGAAAGGGPGSGTGAAAGGAPGGR; encoded by the coding sequence ATGGCAACGCAGGCGGCCACGGCCGGCGGGCGTGGCCTGACCCGGTCCCGGGTGGCGGCCGGTCTGGCCCTCGTGCTGGCTCTGGCCTTCCCCGCCCTGGTGGGGTACAACGGCTACTACCTGGAGATCGGCTTCAACTTCTTCCTCTGGGCGGTGCTCGGCCTGTCCTTGAACTTCATTCTCGGTGGAACGGGCCAGTACAACCTGGGCCACGCGGCCTTCTTCGCCGCGGGCGCCTACACCACGGCCATCCTCAACACGCGCCTCGACATCCCGGTGCTGGTCCTGGCGCCGGTGGCGGCGCTGGTGGCGGGCGTGCTGGCGGTGGCCGTGGCCCGGCCCATCATTCACCTGCGGGGCGACTACCTGCTGATCGTCACCGTGGGGTTCGCCGAGATCGTCCGCATCACCCTGCGCAACAACGTGTTCGGCCTCACGGGCGGCAGCAACGGCATCCTGGGCATCGACCGGCCGGTGATCCTGGGCTTCCGCCTGGCCCAGATGAGCCACCTCTATTACCTTAGTCTGGTCCTCCTGCTTCTGACCCTGTTCATCGCCGTGCGGCTCGAAAACAGCCGCATCGGCCGCGCCTGGAGCTACATCCGCGAGGACGAGGTGGCGGCGGCGGCCATGGGCATCGACACGGGGCGCTACAAGGTCCTGGCCTTCGCCGTGGGCGGCGCCCTGGCCGGCCTGGCGGGGAACGTGTACGCCGCCAAGATGACGGTCATCGCGCCGGAGAGCTTCTCCTTCTGGGAGTCGGTGGTGATGTTCGCCATCGTCATCCTGGGCGGTACCGGCTCCATCCCCGGCGTGTTCCTGGGCACCTTCGGCATGGTGGTCTTGCCCCAGCTGTTCCGCGGCCTGGCCGACTACCGCATGCTGGTGTTCGGCGCGGCCATGGTGCTGCTGATGATCTTCCGGCCCGAGGGGCTCTGGCCCAACCGGCGCTGGCGGCTGGCGGTGCGCGGGGGCGACGAACCGGCCGTGGCGGCCGCCGGAGCGGGCCGGCCGGCAGCCGGGCCGGAGGCCGGTACCGGGGCGGCGGCCGGGGGCGGCCCCGGGAGCGGTACGGGCGCGGCGGCGGGCGGCGCCCCCGGGGGGAGGTGA
- a CDS encoding MetQ/NlpA family ABC transporter substrate-binding protein, whose protein sequence is MGVLSLVFSGRRWTRRAAVLVATLLIAVLVAGCGAGGAGSSGEQGDNSAGGNGSGSGGTSGTVTLKVGATAVPHAEILRDVAAPALEEQGIKLEVMEFSDYTKLNPALVDGELDANYFQHIPYLDQFNKDHGTNITPVAKVHIEPMGLYSDKITSLDQLRDGATVAIPNDPTNGGRALLLLQAAGLVKLKDGADYTATVRDIVENPKNLQIREVAAELIPRTLADVDLAAINTNYVLEAKEAGALKNPDPLFVEDADSPFANVLAVRPEDVKRPEIQALAEILVGPEVKQYIEEHYQGAVVPAQALIQ, encoded by the coding sequence ATGGGTGTCCTCTCCCTGGTCTTCTCCGGCCGCCGGTGGACCCGCCGGGCGGCGGTGCTGGTGGCGACCCTGCTGATCGCCGTCCTGGTCGCCGGGTGCGGTGCCGGCGGGGCCGGTTCGTCCGGTGAGCAGGGCGACAACTCGGCCGGTGGCAACGGGTCCGGATCGGGCGGCACGAGCGGTACCGTCACCCTGAAGGTGGGGGCCACGGCGGTGCCCCACGCCGAGATCCTGCGCGACGTGGCGGCCCCTGCCCTGGAGGAGCAGGGCATCAAGCTGGAAGTGATGGAGTTCAGCGACTACACCAAGCTCAACCCGGCCCTGGTCGACGGGGAACTGGACGCCAACTACTTCCAGCACATCCCCTACCTGGACCAGTTCAATAAGGACCACGGCACGAACATCACGCCGGTGGCCAAGGTCCACATCGAGCCCATGGGGCTCTATTCGGACAAGATCACCAGCCTCGACCAGCTGCGGGACGGCGCCACGGTGGCCATTCCCAACGACCCCACCAACGGCGGCCGGGCGCTGCTCCTGCTCCAGGCGGCGGGCCTGGTCAAGCTCAAGGACGGCGCGGATTACACCGCCACGGTGCGGGACATCGTGGAGAACCCGAAGAACCTGCAGATCCGCGAGGTGGCGGCCGAGCTGATCCCGCGCACCCTGGCCGACGTGGACCTGGCGGCCATCAACACGAACTACGTCCTGGAGGCCAAGGAAGCGGGAGCGCTGAAGAACCCCGATCCCCTGTTCGTCGAGGACGCCGACTCGCCCTTCGCCAACGTGCTGGCGGTGCGGCCGGAGGACGTAAAACGGCCCGAGATCCAGGCGCTGGCGGAGATCCTGGTGGGGCCCGAGGTCAAGCAGTACATTGAAGAGCATTACCAGGGCGCCGTGGTGCCCGCCCAGGCGCTGATCCAGTAA
- the asnB gene encoding asparagine synthase B → MCGIAGATAPRGEAVARMLEAMAHRGPDDQGLWVGQHTLGHRRLSIIDLAGGHQPLASEDGAIRVVFNGEIYNYRELQAELESRGHRFRTRSDTEVLVHLYEDEGPAMVRRLYGMFAFALSTPDGLFLARDPLGIKPLYVGRDRDGALLFASEMGALLPHVETIDEFPPGHYWTERDGFVRYYELPPVRYDLESPEAAVEELIARLRQAVRRRLVADVPVGVFLSGGLDSSLIAALVAEARAETGEPVHSFAVGMEGSEDLERARLVAAHLGTFHHEYVFTRQELLALLPTVIRRLESFDPALVRSAVPTYLVSRLARRYVKVVLSGEGADELFGGYQYLKRPEIRARLQDELREITLALHNTNLQRVDRMTMAHGLEGRVPFLSVTLVDLAWRIPPRWKIHDRTGTEKWILRQAARRFLPAAVVQREKAKFAMGTGVGPTLERFAGAAVSDRELAAGREPWPGLELGSKEELLYFRWFCQAFGHRARMAARLVGRSRSLNPHQLYAPAWRAQPGTGTEMA, encoded by the coding sequence ATGTGCGGCATCGCCGGCGCCACCGCTCCCCGCGGTGAAGCGGTGGCCCGCATGCTGGAGGCCATGGCCCACAGGGGCCCCGACGACCAGGGACTTTGGGTCGGGCAGCACACCCTGGGCCACCGCCGGCTGTCCATCATCGACCTGGCGGGCGGGCACCAGCCCCTGGCCAGCGAAGACGGCGCGATCCGGGTGGTATTCAACGGCGAGATCTACAACTACCGCGAGCTGCAGGCCGAACTCGAGAGCCGCGGCCACCGCTTCCGTACCCGCAGCGACACCGAGGTGCTGGTGCACCTCTACGAAGACGAGGGACCGGCCATGGTGCGGCGGCTCTACGGCATGTTCGCCTTCGCCCTCTCCACCCCCGACGGGCTCTTTTTGGCCCGCGACCCCCTGGGGATCAAACCCCTCTATGTGGGCAGGGACCGGGATGGGGCGCTCCTCTTCGCTTCGGAGATGGGGGCCCTGCTGCCCCACGTGGAGACCATCGACGAGTTTCCCCCCGGGCACTACTGGACGGAACGGGACGGGTTCGTCCGGTACTACGAGCTGCCCCCGGTACGGTACGACCTGGAGAGCCCCGAAGCGGCGGTGGAGGAACTCATCGCCCGGCTGCGGCAGGCGGTGCGGCGGCGCCTGGTGGCCGACGTCCCCGTGGGGGTGTTCCTCAGCGGCGGCCTGGACAGCAGCCTGATCGCCGCCCTGGTGGCGGAAGCGCGGGCGGAAACCGGAGAGCCGGTCCATTCCTTCGCCGTGGGCATGGAGGGCAGCGAGGACCTGGAGCGGGCCCGGCTGGTGGCGGCCCACCTGGGGACGTTCCACCACGAGTACGTCTTCACCCGCCAGGAACTGCTGGCCCTGCTGCCCACCGTGATCCGGCGCCTGGAGTCCTTCGACCCTGCCCTGGTGCGCAGCGCGGTGCCCACCTACCTGGTGTCGCGACTGGCGCGCCGGTATGTCAAGGTGGTGCTCTCCGGCGAGGGAGCGGACGAGCTCTTCGGCGGCTACCAGTACCTCAAGCGGCCGGAGATCCGGGCGCGGCTGCAGGACGAGCTGCGGGAGATCACCCTGGCGCTGCACAACACCAACCTGCAGCGGGTCGACCGCATGACCATGGCCCACGGCCTGGAAGGGCGGGTTCCCTTCCTCTCGGTGACCCTGGTCGACCTGGCCTGGCGGATCCCGCCGCGCTGGAAGATCCACGACCGCACCGGGACCGAGAAGTGGATCCTGCGGCAGGCGGCCCGCCGGTTCCTCCCCGCGGCGGTGGTCCAGCGGGAGAAGGCCAAGTTCGCCATGGGCACGGGCGTGGGCCCCACCCTGGAGCGCTTCGCCGGAGCCGCCGTCAGCGACCGGGAGCTGGCGGCGGGCCGGGAGCCGTGGCCGGGGCTGGAGCTGGGCAGCAAGGAGGAGCTGCTGTACTTCCGCTGGTTCTGCCAGGCCTTCGGCCACCGGGCCCGGATGGCGGCCCGGCTGGTGGGGCGGAGCCGCAGCCTGAACCCCCACCAGCTCTACGCCCCCGCCTGGCGCGCCCAACCCGGGACGGGGACGGAGATGGCCTGA
- a CDS encoding methionine ABC transporter ATP-binding protein, producing the protein MSAVTEAMLEVRNLVKVYRGRRGVTTALDGASLEVGRGEFFGVVGASGAGKSTLVKCITLLERPTAGSIRLGGVELTGLRGRALRQQRRRIGLVFQHFHLLWSRTAAGNVALPLEIAGVPREQIRRRVAELLDWVGLADKAGAYPSQLSGGQKQRVAIARALATQPELLLCDEPTSALDAATSRAVLELLQRVHRELGITVLLITHQLELVEAACQRVAVMDAGRVVEAGPVEQVFRNPQAAATRRLLAAAGAGGPAGDLPAPALGTGDEPGPEAGPQAVADPALADRRAAPAAAAGAAAARWAPLASASPGAPGRSGAGAAPAPGAGPLAPQAARPLAGGR; encoded by the coding sequence GTGAGCGCAGTGACGGAAGCGATGCTGGAGGTCCGCAACCTGGTCAAGGTCTACCGCGGCCGCCGCGGCGTGACCACGGCCCTGGACGGCGCCAGCCTGGAGGTGGGCCGGGGCGAGTTCTTCGGCGTCGTCGGCGCCTCGGGGGCCGGCAAGAGCACCCTGGTCAAGTGCATCACCCTGCTGGAGCGGCCCACGGCGGGCTCCATCCGCCTGGGCGGCGTCGAGCTGACCGGGCTGCGCGGCCGGGCCCTGCGGCAGCAACGGCGGCGGATCGGCCTGGTCTTCCAGCACTTTCACCTGCTGTGGTCCCGCACCGCCGCCGGCAACGTGGCGCTGCCCCTGGAGATCGCCGGGGTGCCGCGGGAGCAGATCCGGCGCCGGGTGGCGGAGCTGCTGGACTGGGTGGGGCTGGCCGACAAGGCGGGAGCCTACCCCTCCCAGCTGAGCGGGGGCCAGAAGCAGCGGGTGGCCATCGCCCGGGCCCTGGCGACGCAACCGGAACTCCTCTTGTGTGATGAACCCACCTCCGCGCTGGATGCGGCCACCAGCCGCGCGGTGCTGGAGCTGCTGCAGCGGGTTCACCGGGAACTGGGCATCACCGTGCTGCTGATCACCCACCAGCTGGAGCTGGTGGAGGCCGCCTGCCAGCGGGTGGCCGTGATGGACGCCGGGCGAGTGGTGGAAGCCGGACCCGTGGAACAGGTCTTCCGGAACCCGCAGGCGGCGGCCACCCGGCGGCTGCTGGCCGCCGCCGGTGCCGGCGGTCCGGCCGGAGACCTACCGGCCCCAGCACTCGGGACCGGGGACGAACCCGGCCCCGAGGCGGGCCCACAGGCCGTTGCCGATCCGGCCCTGGCGGACCGGCGGGCGGCCCCGGCGGCGGCCGCGGGGGCTGCAGCCGCCCGCTGGGCGCCCCTTGCCTCGGCCTCGCCCGGCGCACCCGGGCGGAGCGGTGCCGGCGCGGCGCCGGCACCCGGGGCCGGCCCCCTTGCCCCGCAGGCGGCTCGCCCCCTGGCCGGAGGGAGGTGA